The genomic interval TATCCCTTACAACCTCAATTACTAATCACCTCCGCTTACGCACAGACTGTCTTGCTTTACTTATCGTCATTCAATCTACCCAATATTCTCCCTAAAATTTGTTCAATGTTCCCTCCATCTGCCTTGCGTTGCTTGCCTTCAGCTTGTTATGGTCACGTCCCTAGTGCACCCAAGTCCATTCCCGACAgttatctaataatattttccgcttgaaattgaagattaataacttaatactctatatttccaaataaataattaatagccAGCAAGAGTCCTGACTCCTGTTTCCTTATATCTTCCAAGTCAAAATCCCGTTATACCCTCGAGTCCAGTTTGTTGGCAACTTTTCCTCCGAGGACTTTAAAGAGAAAGTATAGGGCCTTCCGACTTTAAAGAATCTCCGACTCGCCTGACCTTTCATATCTCAAGAAACTTACCAACCAAATTGTTTATTTCCCCCGCAGGCCGATTATTTTTTGTACCTCACGAGTCACTCGCTCAAATGACTTCCTTCCAAAGCttcttattcttcatcttcatctggGTCTTCCTTTCACGGATAGAATCAAGCACCGCAATCTGCAAAACTACATCTTGCGGTGGCAGCCAAAGCCCGCCGGTTAGGTTCCCTTTCCGACTGAAAGACTCTCAACCAAAATCCTGCGGCTATCCGGGATTCGATCTCTCGTGTAACAACCAAAGCCAAACGATTCTCACTCTCCCTTACTCTGGAGACTTCGTCGTCGAAGACATCGATTACCTGGGGCAGTCCATAAACATCGGCGACCCGAATCACTGCTTTCCCAAACGGTTCCTGGACAACTTCAATCTCTCCAACTCTCCTTTCCATTTCGAGGTTCCTGAGAACTACACCTTCTTCAACTGCTCGTCCAACGCGACGATGATGTATCTGTACTGGCCGATTTATTGTCTCAGCGGGGATGATTACATGGTCTGGTTTACGACGACTTTGTACACTGATATCTCGTCGCCCCCGACGTCGTGTAAGATGATATCGACGGCTGTCACAGGCCTTCTGCTTCCTTTTTCACAATCACAACTTGTCCAGTTGACCTGGGATGTGTCCAATTGTCAACGATGTGCAGGGAGCGGCGGAGATTGTGCTCGCGAGAATGATTCGAGTCTGGAAGTTGGATGCTCCTATACTCCAAGCAATCATAACAATGGTACGTACGTTTAATTGCTTTCCCAGACAAAATTACTTTTGCCAGGTACTTGGGCTAACATGGCAGATTGCTTTGGTTTCCCTTTTTGGTTTTCCCCTGTTGTTTGTTTCACCAATGACCAAAAGGATAATTCacagaacagaaacaaaaaataaagaaataaagaaagaaaaatcaacacCATTCCGATAAGctgaaaacaataaatattatgttaaaatgatgaaatgaacATATAATATCTCTCTAAAGTCGTTTAAAGAATTGAAATGAACTTTAGAAGTTAAAACTACACTGTCCAGTATATTTATCTCCTTAGCTAGCTATAACCgtgaaaaaaataacttattaaaagaGCTAGTAGGTTTGGAAATCAAAATCAgcatcttaattaataaagtcaGAACAACTGGAAGAGAGGGATGCAGTGCCGGCCGTGGTTCCTTGGACACGTTTTCAGGGGGTGGTAGAATATCTCTTTCTTTTAACAACCATGTGTAAACAATTAGGGGTTGGTTTAGTTTTACAAATGGTCTGTTTCAATccatatcatcttatttcaatataaaaaaactatttaaatacaagtatttgctaatattttatttttaaattttttatttaattattatttaatcattataatttttctaaatctcaaaataaaaattttattataataatatttaaattttataatatttttatttaaatttttctctatcatttttcacgactctataaaatattttaatttaaattattttattactatttataattttatggaaCAGTTACCATGAAGAAGAGATGATCACACATGGGCCTCTAGGTGAGTTTATTGTCTTTTTACCATGATTCTAGCTAGCCAGTTGATTTGGGCGGGTGATCGCTTTCTTTGAGAGCTAGCTGTGAACATGAATTCTAACACATCACAGGATGATCACACGGAGAGATATCGAGAAAGCGAGACATGAACAAAAACAAGAGGTTAAACACAGGTCGGTAGAGTGGGAATAGtcatcacaaaacaaaaaggaacaaaaataaatgtCTAGGAGCTGCTTGACTGCAACCGACGACCGTGCTGCTGTACTCATTTTCCTTGAAGTTTTGGACCGACTCAATTTTTAAGCCGGTCGTAGTCAAAGGCAGCGGTGTCGGCTTTCTCTATTGTCCAACCCCAACTTGTTAGTAAAGAGACTTATATGTATCGGCCGGAGGTTGACTACAAAACTTCCACGTCATCTTTCATACTTTTAtcgaaaaattttatttattatttttacatattatacattatatatttttttttctaatcaaataTATcgtatatgaatataaataatataattcaattaaaatagaaaaataaaataaaatgaataaatataatatatgatacgTGAGAATGATTATTGACAAAACTCATTTAAGGCCTTTGGACCCCAGGCGTTTAGGTAGATTTAAATATAGTAAAagaacaattatttaaaatacgtCAAGTAATGATCACATTCAATAATctgacatattttaaataaatttaaatattaattaaataatttaaatgtgtcgtaatttattataataaacaaattgaacgtatttatttttaatttttattcacaatttatttattaaaattttgttttaggtGGTCTTCCGAGGAGCGTGAAGTACGGCGTGGCGATAGGCGTGGGAATACCCGGAATAGTGTGCATCATTGGGCTCGCATGCTACCTTTGCGGTCTCGTTAGGGTGTTTAGCCGCAGACGCCATCCAAGCACAGAACTCTCCATCTCAATTACTCCTCAACGCACCATGTTTGCAACGGGTCTTGACGGACCCACCATAGAATCATACCCAAAGACTTTGCTCGGGGAGAGTAGACGTTTACCTAAGCCTAATGACAATACTTGCCCCATATGCCTCTCCGAGTACCAGCCCAAGGAGGAACTTAGAACTATACCCGACTGCAATCACTATTTCCATGCTAATTGCGTAGATGAGTGGCTGAAAATGAATGCCACCTGCCCTCTTTGCCGGAATTCACCTGACGGTTCCGTTTTGGTTACCCCTTCGTCGTCAGCATCGTCCTCGTCGTCCTCGTCGTCTATATCAATGGTATAAGCTTTTCCTTGATCCATTGTATAGAATTTGTTTCAATTATGTCGATGGATTGTTTGTTTTGTGTGATAAGTAggtaaatcttaatttttggataatttagatgaaataaatGAGGAGATACagataaatacttaaaaagagaaatgtgatcatgttttttttttttaatttcttttttctgattttgttgggttggattagaatttttaatcattctgatttatttttgtagatgagatgaaatgatatgaattgagatgaaatgatatgaattgagttaagattaaaattaaaagtgaatgaaatattgttagaatatattttttaatattatttttattttaggatttaaaaaaattgaattgtttattttattttatgtgagaatttaaaaaaattataatgattagataagatgagatgagttgaaaggagttatgaaaacaaacaaaacatattacaaatttacttGTGTTTTCTGattttcagataaaaaaataatagcttgtattttttttcaaaaaattatttaagctTTTATTTCAAAAGAATGCATTTAGCAGTTGAACGCCACGTGTTGTATATGTTGATGAAGTCCACATTAATctcaaaatagaaatgataaaCGTCtcgaaatgaatttttttatttatttagtaattaaagaagtgttttttaataatattgtgaatttttttattttttaaaaatatttatgatgattaaaaaaatacatgaaaataaaaatcggGACAAATTTTTGGTGGGAGTAGTGTTGCTCAATCTCAAATTATAGAGGCTGAGTTTTCCTTAAGCAAATCTAGCTAGCTTGTGGTATGATAGGAATTATTTTAGTACCTTAGACTTTAACTAATTGCATTTAGTATGGAAGAAGTTAGACGCTCATTTTGCattatttcttctctctcttttttacgTGTGGGCAAATCCTATTTTAGAAAATAGATTTGCTTTGCCGGGTGTATTGGGGTTTGATTTCTGCCTTAGACAATTAATTGTATTTAAACCTATTTACTAACTTGTGAAGTGCAcgtaaacattaaaaaaaaaaaaaatgccttgtTGGGGTTttgtttaggatttttttttttatatagattaatatccatattctcatttttaaacatgttaTTCTTGTTTAAattgatcataaataattaatgatcCGTTAACAAAAATGATTATCGAAAAAGTATGAGATGTAATTCAACCATTATAAAGTTGATGAATCCTACCAAGAACTCAATTGCTGAGTTGTTCTAGTTCTGTATAAATCAGTACCGAGATGCATGTGTTAATAACTCTTGCAAAGACAGTAAATGAAGATAAATGATTTAGgcctaaaaatattttcctaaaaataaatatataaattaatataacataaaaaagatatattttaattataaaataaatctaacgtgtatatatatatataaataataatcctactaatttataaatttatttttataaaatttgtttataaccgtaaaatcaattattttttgtcgCTCAGTACCCAAACACTTGTGCAACTGCACACCCTTCTTTAGAAAATGCCTCGTCAACACCAACGGTTGCATGCTCCGTGTCCTTGCAAATTTTACatgtaaagaaaaaagtaggttaatattaaataattaattttttttttatcaatcactatttaataattatgttctacatcttataaaaaatattcatatattttataaaaaaaattataaatatagagtatgaaaataaaaaagtgactgattcatataattacttttaaataatagggaaaacaacttttaaaaaaattaaaaaggcaaACTATCAACTTaggaaagaataaataaaataaaataattgggcaacaagcatttttattttcaatttcgaTTGTTGAATTTTTACCGTTTTAAATttcctttaattattttagaaggaAACGTGAACAGACGCATAAGTACGCAATTATTGGTATCGATGTGACGTTTTTAATAGATTGTAACAGCTTGATAACGAAGATTCTATTTGTATATTGAGTTcaattgaatttttataaatggCAATGAATTCAAATAACGGTGTGAGTTTTATGagatctatttaaaataaattaaaatatatttaaatattaagataaatttaaaagtatttaaaaaaatttgtaaattctTCATATAAATAagtattaaattgaaaaaaattataagtccCATATgttaaaagattttgaattaaaattaatttaataatttgataattaagtatttagatattagattaatttaaaattagattaaactcaattaattttaattgagCCTACCAATCAAAGGGAGCCTAAAGGATTGAAATGAGAAACATGGAGATGAAAAACGTAGTACACATTATTAATATTCTAGCATTAAACCCTTTTGCTTAATTTCCCTAAAATTCAGTTTGGCGGAAGTCTATATATGGGATCGTAATtggtatttcaaattttagaaaaaaagtagaaagaatCAGCTAAAACATTGACTTGGCCATTTGGATtcggtttggatacataaaatcGTCTCTTAtcatcactataatttttttaaattgttacataaaatataataaacaatttaactttttgatcaacttttaaaataaaaattatattaaaaaattatattataacaatattttatttaactttcaataaaatattttatctcatctcatctcatctcatctcatctgaactgcgtaactaAACTGCTCATTTTCTATGTCAATAAGCCGTACACATGCATGGATTTTTTAAGTCAATTAATGGAGACAAGGGATGCCCAATCCTTATAAACCTAAGACACGAAAATCACCTTTCAGCGGCAACAATCCTAACTCTATGGACAACAAAAATTGCATGGCAATATTCACAACATCTACGCCTATATAAGAGTAGTGCTAAAGCAAGggattattataaaaataattttataaattaatgcgATTTCATATATTTGTCACATATGTTttatactaaaattaattttacaatttaatattttacattagTTTATATAATCagtttatataatcactttataattagaatatttatctatttacaATATAACAACGCCTCCCCAGTGTCTGCCATTATTTTCTTGCTGGTTTATGGGTCAGCGATGCCCTCGCCCATACGCGACAAAGTATTCAGTGAAATGCATTCTTGCCTTCCTCACCTAAGAGCATTAACAATGACCTAGTTATTatcaagtctaaattttgactgGAACTTTAAGTTTTAgctataacattaatatttagcTAGGTAAATCTATATTGGACTAGCCATTAAATTaggtaaataataatataatattatttttttaataatattatttttaatttttttttatattatataattatactaaccatatattaattaataatttaatttgatacttaaattattatttttcaactatttttttcctcaacttattattttttatctataaaaaatatagaagttgCAAAGTATAATATTGAAGAAGAACTTGAAAACTAAGGACAAATTTTCAAGTTGGATGGGATTTTGTCGAATAATTTATTCGTTTGGTCTATGTACAGGAACTCGCTAAGTATGACCAGCGGGTGCTTGTCATTGTAGCTCAAAGCCAAAGACTTATTgttttggctagtccaatgcagGTAAATTTGAGACTAATGAGACAAATATTTAGATGGCACTGGCATTTGGCTAggccaatgccagtgctctaagGGGCAAGAGGCTGAGCCATGATCAACTACTTGCTGTGATGGTGTTAGAGCATTAATATtgaattcatcatttttatctttaaaatttaatgaaaaatacatagtttccataaattcaaaacctcattatccataaccccacattAGATTAaccattgaattcatcaaaataataatataatgcaatgattttaaacataaatttatcaaattttgaagattgaacTCATTTGATAAATCTAACATCAATGCTCTCAGGTACGTCGATCGGAAGGCTCAATGTGAGTGTCTTAGCTAGCTAGCCCAGCAGCGGCACAAGACtattagagcattagtagtAGACTCAacaaattttagtaaaaatttgactaagaaattcacttttacaaatttgACTAAGCTCAACAGATCTTtcactattatattaaaatattgattttaaacttttcatttattttaattctaattgtaatttgaatttatcaaacggttatattttttaacgacTATATTTCTCCAacgattatattttttaactgttATATTTCTCTAACGGTTATATTCTTCTactataaaacataacatttcctCAACAATTTCattcacttcaactcaagtGTCTCtatgaaacattttcttttcatttcttctcaatgggttgtttaatttttcacaaaatgacaCTTATATATTTAGGTTTTGACGAAAAATTTGAGATAGCAAGACAATTTGTTTTGGCAGAAAAATGATCAAGCTTACGTGATTCTTCTAAAAAATCACGTAAATTCATAAGGCGAGATAGATTGCAAGCCTACCAAAATTTTTTTCGTGACTATTTTGCTGATCCTCCAATCTATCCTCACAAATATTTTCGAATGAGGTTTCGAATGAGTCGTTCTCTATTTCTTCGTATCCAAGCTGCGTTAGAAGCCTATGAATCTTATTTTGTCCAAAGACGAAATAATTCTAAAAGACTTAGTTTTTATTCCCTTTAAAAGATAACAGCTGCTTTGAAGATGTTTGCATATGGTGTCACAActgattttatggatgaatatttGAAGATTAGAGATACTACTGCATTAAGAAGCCTAAATATGTTTGTCAAAgcagtttcaatttttttctaaagagtACTTAAGGAAACCCAACAATGATGACATTATTAGACTGCTCGCAGTTGGTGAAAAACGTGGATTTCCAGGTATGTTAGGGAGCATTGATTGTATGCATTGAAAGTGGAAGAACTGCACAACTGCTTGGCATGATATGTACTCTGGTTATATCCACGAACcaacaattattttagaagcagtgGCGTCTTACAATCTATGAATTTGTCATGTTTTTTTTGAATTACCGGGATcttataatgatataaatgtgcTTGATagatcatttatattttctgacatTGCTCAATGGCTTACTCTGACTGTTAATTACACTATTAATAGTCATAACTATGCAATGAGATAATATCTTGCTGATGACATTTATCCGCAATGGAAAACATTTGTTAAGATCATCTCAGTTCCTtaaggaaacaagaaaaaatattttaatttaatgcaGCCCAAGAGTCCGCAAGGAAGGATGTGGAACATGCTTTTGGTGTGCTTCAAGCACAATTTGCTATAATTTATAGATCTGCACGATTTTTTCACATTGAAATGCTCAATGATATTATGATGGcatgaataattttacataatatgattATTAAAGATAAACAGGTTGACAATAAAGAAGAAGAGTTCGAAGATTTAACTTATTTGTGTAAAAAATGGAAAGATTTAACTTATCTGTGTAAAAACAGCTACGAGTTACAAGTGATTGAAAACAACTTCTGCTCTAAAAAAGTTTTAACTCTACTATCGCAATTTATGCATAATTATGGCcataaaaaacagaaataacTGGCAATGAGATCTCATACCCAGCAATTTCATAAAGTAAAACTTGCATATGTACCAACATGTGATAGCTGACTCTCATGGTCATTTTATATACTTTCCAAAAAGATATTTTCAGACGATATTAAAATccgataaaaataaaacatactctCAAACTATGCAATAGAGGCAATGATCAATATGCTTCACAACCAGCACAATAGGTACATACTAACGCACAATCACTTCCATTGCACATAAGATACTAACGCCCAAACTTGAGAATGGAAACCAACCAAAGACAATGCAGCATGATCCAAATTAGTGTGGAAGCATTAAACCACCACACAAATGGCAGCATGCACATCTTCAACActcaacaaaaatcacaaaaatgaaCTTCCTTTTGTGAACCTAGCAATTTCTTATATAATCCCTGGTTCTTTCCCTAATCCCTCCCCTCTATTTTTCAAGATCTTCATATTCCAACATGAGCCAAAAGTTTCTAGCAACCAACATTAGAGACGGATAGCTGGCcatcacattttcttttcattaattCCCACTAGCAACTACaaggaaacaaaatcaaatcttacacCACCTTCCTTTCCTCCAACCACCAAAACCTTacatcacattttctttttaggtaTCAGTCCAAGCAGCAAAAAAAGGCAAATGAGTCATGGGGATTGCAGCAGGCCTGAACTAAGCCGATTCCCACCAAGAATTAACACCAGCAGCAGGGCTAATGAACTTTGAAGCCAAAGGAGGCTTCGCAAAGAGATTTGTGGAGCCTATTTAAGAGCCATGAAACTTTCTCAAAAAGAACTATAAATCCAAGCGATTGTTCAGGCAATGAAgcagagaaaggaaaatggaaCTAACTAATTAAATCAAGCGGGTGTTAGAAAATCCCTAAGTCTTGAAAATTCATCTCATAATAAGAAATaccaagagaaaataaatggaaCTAACTAATTAAATCCTAGCTCTGAGACAGAACAAATCACAAGAAAACAATTAAATCATACCTTTTCGAATTTTAATGGatgttttatgatatttgatttttttgaggCAGAAGCCaggattttgaaaaagttaatccATTTGAGCTCTAGGATTccatagaaagaaaaatggagattGCATGGCTTACGGTGGCGTTAAAGTCCTAGTTTGGTCAAGGATGAACAATACGGATTCCAAGATTTAAAACCGTAACCCAGGATTAAAATCACTAGGGAAGATTGAAAATCGCACAATCACTAGCCTGGAATTAAAATCGCTAGGAAGATTGAACAAAacagagaaaggaaaatggagaTTGCGTGGCTTATGGTGGCGACTCCAACTGACGATGGCGTTTCGCGATTGCGAGTGGGAGTAGATGGCGTTCCACCGTTGCGATTGGGGGTCGATGGCGTTCCGTGTGTTGCGATGGTGGGAGTCGATGGCCTTTAGTTAAAATTACCATTTAGCCAACTCATTGTTACACTTTAGTTATTCGTTAAAATTTGACTTTATTGACCCTACTGCTGGTGCTTTTAGTTGTGATCTAgctattttttaatcaaaatttaattataatttttttaaaaaaatttaattagtcatttctcaataatacaaaaaataaactatctaaatctattattatttcacgaaaatattgatttttacattttcatttcttattataaaagtccaaattaattttttgataataacaactaaaattaactaataattatCGACAATTTCACGTCTTTCTTATGAAATTTACACTAGAAACTCTAAATTAACTAGTGGTGGATACCATTTCCTATCCAAACACCAGTGATTGAAAATGCTACTAGACAACAGATTGTATTTCCCATATTCTTTCGAGAAACCACACATGGATGTATGAGAAAACGACACTGTTTACAATCCAACCACCGGTGGCAGACGATTGTATGAGATGTTGGTGTGCTTCGTTTTTGGCAAATCTATGTCAAGCTTCAGTGCTGTGAGAGGAGCTGTTTTGTGGAGAGAAACTAGAGCGCGCGGAGAGCATTaaggctttgtttgttttctaaaaacatctcatctcacctcatcattacaactttatcaaatcttcacacaaaataaaataaacaattcaacttttttaaatcccaaaataataataatattaaaaaatatattttaacaatattttattcaactttttaactttaatctcaactcatctcatctcatctctgaaaacaaactgCTCTAAATTTGCTGTAGAATTGTAGATATATTGTGCAAGTCTCAAGCGggaagagaataaaatattgtgcAAAATGATTTGGTCAGCAAGGAATACAGGTAATATACGAGAGAATCCGAGGTTGCCCATATTATGAAATCAGGTCATTAACAAGGATAAACGGCTGAAGGGTTTGTGGACTGGGTAGGTGCCTGAGTCTCTTCTTGAAAGCACACAAAAAGCTTCTTGAGAACCGCCCTGAGAACACGGCCCCGTTTTGGGATCCACCGAGGGGCCACAGCAGAAGCAGCTGTATTGGAAGCAGCAAATGCGTCCATGTCGGACTTGTTGGCTTCTGAGATGAGAGCAGTGGGTGACAGTTGGATTAGCGCTTTGCGGCTGAATGAATGCAATGCAATAGAAAGGTGCCGAGCAGCCAGCCGACGAGGAAAGTATATATATGCGCATGTCGACCGCGTTGGACGAGGGATCAGAAACGTTCTTTGTCTACAAGGGAGACTCGTTccaaaacccaaacccaaaaaGATTTTCTACTTCTCTTCATCTCGTTGATCCCCCAAAtcctaataaataaatagaaaaagtcCAAGTTCCGACGaacatgtactttttttgtaccatctctctctcagtattaaactattaatacgTCTCTCCTGGTGGGGTTTGAAGGAGTCAGGTTCAGTTCAGATACACGTTTtgcaagaaaaagtaaaatttaagcGAATACTATGACTTGGTTCGTCTGTTGTCTTATGGTCAATGCCTAATACATTTTTCTCACGTACATCATTACTTTGACCtcgtttgttttaaaaaaatatttcatctcatctcatcgttacaattttcttaattttgaatacaaaataaaataaacaattcaacttttttaaatcttaaaacaaaaataatattaaaaaatatactctaacaatattttattcaactttttaactttaatcttatctcatctcatcttatcttcaaaaacaaacgaggcctaaactTATAGATAAGTTTAGTCATGTCTATACAAGTTCTTAAACTCTCTTCCCTTACGAGTCAATTTGATTCAAAGGTGAATCCTAGCCAATAATTTGTATTTGAGGAGTCGATATTAATTAACCCCTAAGTTCTCTTTATTCCTACGATCCTGGCTCAATTGAGAAAAATGCTGTCTACAACTGAGAAAGTCTTTCGACTGAAACAACGACCACATGAAACATGATAGCTTGTCCGGTATGAGATCAAATGAAATATCACACCTTTGTAGTCGTCAAAAGATGAAAGGACAAACGTCGGATCATTAGTGTCcatatttttaaaggaaaatgatttacctacaacaccttatacaacacattgttgtacaatgtgttatATAAagtgttgtaggtgtatcagtactcatttttaaaataattaacaatttttctctaataaaaatcgagataattttaaaaaattattataaaatagatatgatgTATCCCATCAATTACATCAATTTGtatctattaattatatatattttttaattatctctATAGATTTAGGTGCCGTATGAATAGTgagtagagatgagatgagttgagatgaaaattaaaagttgaataaaatattatttattataatttgtatgaaaatttaagatttgaaaaaattaatttgtttattatattttatatgtgaatttaaaaaaattataataatgagataaaatatttattatattcaaacCGGGCCTTAACATTTTTTCA from Juglans regia cultivar Chandler chromosome 2, Walnut 2.0, whole genome shotgun sequence carries:
- the LOC108987127 gene encoding RING-H2 finger protein ATL22-like, with the translated sequence MTSFQSFLFFIFIWVFLSRIESSTAICKTTSCGGSQSPPVRFPFRLKDSQPKSCGYPGFDLSCNNQSQTILTLPYSGDFVVEDIDYLGQSINIGDPNHCFPKRFLDNFNLSNSPFHFEVPENYTFFNCSSNATMMYLYWPIYCLSGDDYMVWFTTTLYTDISSPPTSCKMISTAVTGLLLPFSQSQLVQLTWDVSNCQRCAGSGGDCARENDSSLEVGCSYTPSNHNNGGLPRSVKYGVAIGVGIPGIVCIIGLACYLCGLVRVFSRRRHPSTELSISITPQRTMFATGLDGPTIESYPKTLLGESRRLPKPNDNTCPICLSEYQPKEELRTIPDCNHYFHANCVDEWLKMNATCPLCRNSPDGSVLVTPSSSASSSSSSSSISMV